In a single window of the Heliangelus exortis chromosome 1, bHelExo1.hap1, whole genome shotgun sequence genome:
- the IGSF11 gene encoding immunoglobulin superfamily member 11 isoform X3, whose protein sequence is MVIPLSNANQPQQVILYQGGQIFGGAPQFYGRVGFAVTMPTTSASIFINNTQLSDTGTYQCLVNNLPDRGVRNIGVIGLTVLVPPSAPLCRIQGSLDVGSDITLTCSSEEGIPRPTYIWEKLGNVPKLPPTATQDQVQGTVTLRNISTVTSGLYQCVASNAIGTSTCHLDLQVIAPHPRSIGLIAGAVATGAVVLIVCIVVVAVALFYWKNKHKEEEEEEIPNEIREDDLPPKCNSTAKTFHPDASSSENDTLTSSNTYNSRYWNDPKANHATDSFTRFSNSNDAHQPPFSRSGSTTARPVYANGGHPSPAPPKTLVVTANTAPSPQEVIRSNGSVSRKPRPPHTRSYAVSQATLERIGAVPVMVPAQSRAGSLV, encoded by the exons ATGGTCATTCCTCTTTCTAATGCCAACCAGCCTCAACAG gttATTCTCTACCAAGGTGGTCAGATCTTTGGTGGTGCACCCCAGTTCTATGGGCGAGTGGGGTTTGCTGTGACAATGCCAACCACCAGTGCCTCCATCTTCATCAACAACACTCAGCTATCGGATACTGGCACATACCAGTGTTTGGTCAACAATCTTCCCGACCGAGGCGTCAGGAATATTGGAGTCATTGGACTTACTGTCTTGG TTCCTCCTTCTGCCCCGCTTTGCAGAATCCAGGGGTCCCTGGATGTGGGCAGCGATATCACACTTACCTGCAGCTCAGAAGAAGGCATCCCCCGGCCAACATACATCTGGGAGAAACTGGGCAATGTCCCCAAGTTACCCCCAACTGCCACACAAG ACCAAGTCCAGGGCACTGTCACTCTCCGAAATATCAGCACTGTGACCTCAGGTCTTTACCAATGTGTGGCTTCAAATGCCATCGGAACCAGCACTTGCCATCTGGACCTGCAAGTCATTGCAC CCCATCCCCGAAGCATTGGCCTGATTGCAGGAGCAGTGGCCACAGGTGCTGTCGTACTCATTGTTTGCATTGTGGTAGTGGCCGTGGCACTgttttactggaaaaataaacacaaagaagaagaagaagaagagattCCCAATGAGATAAG ggAGGACGATCTGCCGCCCAAGTGCAACTCCACCGCAAAGACATTCCACCCTGATGCATCCTCGTCGGAGAACGACACCCTCACCTCCTCCAACACCTACAACAGCCGCTACTGGAATGACCCTAAAGCCAACCACGCCACAGACTCCTTCACCCGCTTCAGCAACAGCAATGACGCCCACCAGCCTCCCTTCTCCCGCTCGGGGAGCACGACCGCCCGCCCCGTCTATGCCAATGGTGGCCACCCCTCCCCGGCACCCCCTAAGACACTGGTGGTGACGGCCAACACGGCGCCGTCCCCTCAGGAGGTGATCCGGAGCAATGGCTCGGTCAGCAGGAAGCCGCGGCCGCCTCACACCCGCTCCTACGCCGTCAGCCAGGCCACACTGGAGCGGATCGGGGCTGTCCCTGTCATGGtgcctgcccagagcagggcGGGCTCCCTCGTGTAG
- the IGSF11 gene encoding immunoglobulin superfamily member 11 isoform X1, with amino-acid sequence MTRRRPGGGGRWVPVALAALLALRGLVCPLEVTVSSGSIQVARGQTAVLPCTFTTNAALTNLNVIWMVIPLSNANQPQQVILYQGGQIFGGAPQFYGRVGFAVTMPTTSASIFINNTQLSDTGTYQCLVNNLPDRGVRNIGVIGLTVLVPPSAPLCRIQGSLDVGSDITLTCSSEEGIPRPTYIWEKLGNVPKLPPTATQDQVQGTVTLRNISTVTSGLYQCVASNAIGTSTCHLDLQVIAPHPRSIGLIAGAVATGAVVLIVCIVVVAVALFYWKNKHKEEEEEEIPNEIREDDLPPKCNSTAKTFHPDASSSENDTLTSSNTYNSRYWNDPKANHATDSFTRFSNSNDAHQPPFSRSGSTTARPVYANGGHPSPAPPKTLVVTANTAPSPQEVIRSNGSVSRKPRPPHTRSYAVSQATLERIGAVPVMVPAQSRAGSLV; translated from the exons GTCTGGTGTGTCCTCTGGAGGTGACAGTCAGTTCAGGGAGCATCCAGGTTGCCCGAGGCCAGACAGCAGTATTGCCCTGCACCTTCACCACTAACGCTGCCCTCACTAACCTTAATGTCATCTGGATGGTCATTCCTCTTTCTAATGCCAACCAGCCTCAACAG gttATTCTCTACCAAGGTGGTCAGATCTTTGGTGGTGCACCCCAGTTCTATGGGCGAGTGGGGTTTGCTGTGACAATGCCAACCACCAGTGCCTCCATCTTCATCAACAACACTCAGCTATCGGATACTGGCACATACCAGTGTTTGGTCAACAATCTTCCCGACCGAGGCGTCAGGAATATTGGAGTCATTGGACTTACTGTCTTGG TTCCTCCTTCTGCCCCGCTTTGCAGAATCCAGGGGTCCCTGGATGTGGGCAGCGATATCACACTTACCTGCAGCTCAGAAGAAGGCATCCCCCGGCCAACATACATCTGGGAGAAACTGGGCAATGTCCCCAAGTTACCCCCAACTGCCACACAAG ACCAAGTCCAGGGCACTGTCACTCTCCGAAATATCAGCACTGTGACCTCAGGTCTTTACCAATGTGTGGCTTCAAATGCCATCGGAACCAGCACTTGCCATCTGGACCTGCAAGTCATTGCAC CCCATCCCCGAAGCATTGGCCTGATTGCAGGAGCAGTGGCCACAGGTGCTGTCGTACTCATTGTTTGCATTGTGGTAGTGGCCGTGGCACTgttttactggaaaaataaacacaaagaagaagaagaagaagagattCCCAATGAGATAAG ggAGGACGATCTGCCGCCCAAGTGCAACTCCACCGCAAAGACATTCCACCCTGATGCATCCTCGTCGGAGAACGACACCCTCACCTCCTCCAACACCTACAACAGCCGCTACTGGAATGACCCTAAAGCCAACCACGCCACAGACTCCTTCACCCGCTTCAGCAACAGCAATGACGCCCACCAGCCTCCCTTCTCCCGCTCGGGGAGCACGACCGCCCGCCCCGTCTATGCCAATGGTGGCCACCCCTCCCCGGCACCCCCTAAGACACTGGTGGTGACGGCCAACACGGCGCCGTCCCCTCAGGAGGTGATCCGGAGCAATGGCTCGGTCAGCAGGAAGCCGCGGCCGCCTCACACCCGCTCCTACGCCGTCAGCCAGGCCACACTGGAGCGGATCGGGGCTGTCCCTGTCATGGtgcctgcccagagcagggcGGGCTCCCTCGTGTAG
- the IGSF11 gene encoding immunoglobulin superfamily member 11 isoform X2: protein MRWRVSGFAGLVCPLEVTVSSGSIQVARGQTAVLPCTFTTNAALTNLNVIWMVIPLSNANQPQQVILYQGGQIFGGAPQFYGRVGFAVTMPTTSASIFINNTQLSDTGTYQCLVNNLPDRGVRNIGVIGLTVLVPPSAPLCRIQGSLDVGSDITLTCSSEEGIPRPTYIWEKLGNVPKLPPTATQDQVQGTVTLRNISTVTSGLYQCVASNAIGTSTCHLDLQVIAPHPRSIGLIAGAVATGAVVLIVCIVVVAVALFYWKNKHKEEEEEEIPNEIREDDLPPKCNSTAKTFHPDASSSENDTLTSSNTYNSRYWNDPKANHATDSFTRFSNSNDAHQPPFSRSGSTTARPVYANGGHPSPAPPKTLVVTANTAPSPQEVIRSNGSVSRKPRPPHTRSYAVSQATLERIGAVPVMVPAQSRAGSLV, encoded by the exons GTCTGGTGTGTCCTCTGGAGGTGACAGTCAGTTCAGGGAGCATCCAGGTTGCCCGAGGCCAGACAGCAGTATTGCCCTGCACCTTCACCACTAACGCTGCCCTCACTAACCTTAATGTCATCTGGATGGTCATTCCTCTTTCTAATGCCAACCAGCCTCAACAG gttATTCTCTACCAAGGTGGTCAGATCTTTGGTGGTGCACCCCAGTTCTATGGGCGAGTGGGGTTTGCTGTGACAATGCCAACCACCAGTGCCTCCATCTTCATCAACAACACTCAGCTATCGGATACTGGCACATACCAGTGTTTGGTCAACAATCTTCCCGACCGAGGCGTCAGGAATATTGGAGTCATTGGACTTACTGTCTTGG TTCCTCCTTCTGCCCCGCTTTGCAGAATCCAGGGGTCCCTGGATGTGGGCAGCGATATCACACTTACCTGCAGCTCAGAAGAAGGCATCCCCCGGCCAACATACATCTGGGAGAAACTGGGCAATGTCCCCAAGTTACCCCCAACTGCCACACAAG ACCAAGTCCAGGGCACTGTCACTCTCCGAAATATCAGCACTGTGACCTCAGGTCTTTACCAATGTGTGGCTTCAAATGCCATCGGAACCAGCACTTGCCATCTGGACCTGCAAGTCATTGCAC CCCATCCCCGAAGCATTGGCCTGATTGCAGGAGCAGTGGCCACAGGTGCTGTCGTACTCATTGTTTGCATTGTGGTAGTGGCCGTGGCACTgttttactggaaaaataaacacaaagaagaagaagaagaagagattCCCAATGAGATAAG ggAGGACGATCTGCCGCCCAAGTGCAACTCCACCGCAAAGACATTCCACCCTGATGCATCCTCGTCGGAGAACGACACCCTCACCTCCTCCAACACCTACAACAGCCGCTACTGGAATGACCCTAAAGCCAACCACGCCACAGACTCCTTCACCCGCTTCAGCAACAGCAATGACGCCCACCAGCCTCCCTTCTCCCGCTCGGGGAGCACGACCGCCCGCCCCGTCTATGCCAATGGTGGCCACCCCTCCCCGGCACCCCCTAAGACACTGGTGGTGACGGCCAACACGGCGCCGTCCCCTCAGGAGGTGATCCGGAGCAATGGCTCGGTCAGCAGGAAGCCGCGGCCGCCTCACACCCGCTCCTACGCCGTCAGCCAGGCCACACTGGAGCGGATCGGGGCTGTCCCTGTCATGGtgcctgcccagagcagggcGGGCTCCCTCGTGTAG